Proteins co-encoded in one Leptospirales bacterium genomic window:
- a CDS encoding tetratricopeptide repeat protein: MNCWQRRSNAAPALIMVAWALAAGSLQCSSSAPEAFNEEQWRSFNEAQTFYRNQKFDQAAALLEALYKERPDSVEAAVLLARCRFYTRQFDQAEKALQTFLNRDADNPYALMWLGKTLAAQDARQSEAAAIFRRILQRDPENYVAHYYLGRCLESQNELRPALAAYQSALGADYQLSRIHLHMGRLFERMNMPERSSEHYRMVRALNINARDVAAASDEGG, encoded by the coding sequence GTGAATTGTTGGCAACGGCGTAGCAATGCGGCGCCTGCTTTGATTATGGTCGCATGGGCGCTGGCAGCCGGGTCGCTGCAGTGCTCTTCCAGCGCTCCGGAAGCATTCAACGAAGAGCAGTGGCGCAGCTTCAACGAGGCCCAAACTTTCTACCGCAACCAAAAATTTGATCAGGCGGCGGCCCTGCTGGAGGCGCTCTACAAGGAACGGCCAGACTCAGTAGAAGCGGCAGTACTTCTGGCGCGCTGTCGCTTCTACACCAGACAGTTCGATCAGGCTGAGAAAGCCCTACAGACTTTCCTCAATCGCGACGCTGACAACCCCTACGCCCTGATGTGGCTGGGCAAGACATTGGCCGCTCAGGATGCCCGGCAAAGCGAGGCGGCCGCCATTTTCAGACGCATCTTGCAGCGCGATCCCGAAAATTACGTAGCTCACTACTATTTAGGAAGGTGCCTGGAGTCGCAGAACGAGCTGCGTCCAGCTCTTGCCGCCTACCAATCGGCGCTCGGCGCCGACTATCAGCTTTCGCGCATCCACCTGCACATGGGTCGACTCTTCGAGCGCATGAACATGCCCGAGCGCAGCAGCGAGCATTACCGGATGGTCCGCGCCCTGAATATTAACGCGCGTGATGTCGCCGCTGCGTCCGACGAAGGCGGTTGA
- a CDS encoding Ig-like domain-containing protein → MRTRRRIVDAAFPAFVASLCLLQCAKAADALDALLPPPGGERPRITLSSPSSASPTVAASSAIFVEFDREMDRESTRSAFSISGDSPPRGQPLWEGRRLYFDLEEDLQPGASYLLRVGGEARSAEGAPLEVEYLVFFSVGMGGNAPRVVSHLPARGAQGVDPAATIELRFSRAMNRTSVEQAFSVSPAAPGAFQWDADDAGFRFTPFAALNNGGLYSVRILSSAAAADGSLLGENYSWSFQSGLDLIRPQLEWVRENGSLVDLLDGVAGIYKDSALVLRFSEPMHFASAESAVTLTRVENGAGVALLRSWSADFRELTIAPQEALEPLQIYRLRTATSARDLAGNDLLLETQLAFQVNNSAGAINSEYLQIVSANKTTPAPLEPFNLAPDTIQLLNAGGCDSAPLQAQLTLDFDHSLNPATVAEALSFARLFGPSGQGATLVGIAVESSGVRPADRLRIYLSDVCDSLYTLRIFGGRNGLRSAAAGPESGTWLREDRTFYLRFNP, encoded by the coding sequence ATGAGAACGCGAAGGCGCATTGTTGATGCAGCGTTTCCTGCGTTTGTTGCGTCGCTTTGTTTGCTGCAGTGTGCCAAAGCTGCCGATGCCCTGGATGCCCTCCTGCCTCCGCCGGGCGGCGAGCGTCCGCGTATTACACTCTCATCGCCCTCCAGCGCCTCGCCGACGGTCGCTGCCAGCTCCGCCATATTTGTAGAATTCGATCGAGAGATGGATCGCGAGTCGACGCGCAGCGCTTTCTCCATCAGCGGCGACTCGCCGCCGCGCGGACAGCCGCTATGGGAAGGCCGACGTCTGTACTTCGATCTGGAGGAAGATCTCCAGCCGGGCGCCAGCTATCTTTTACGCGTGGGCGGCGAAGCGCGCTCCGCAGAGGGCGCGCCTCTGGAAGTGGAGTACCTTGTCTTTTTTTCGGTAGGGATGGGCGGAAATGCGCCGCGCGTTGTCAGTCATCTGCCAGCCCGCGGCGCACAGGGCGTCGATCCAGCTGCAACGATTGAGCTGCGTTTCTCGCGTGCAATGAATCGCACCTCGGTCGAGCAGGCCTTCAGTGTATCGCCTGCTGCGCCCGGCGCCTTCCAGTGGGATGCCGACGATGCAGGCTTCCGCTTCACGCCGTTTGCTGCATTGAACAATGGCGGCCTGTATTCCGTGCGCATCCTATCCTCCGCCGCGGCGGCTGATGGTTCGCTCCTCGGCGAGAACTACAGTTGGTCCTTTCAAAGCGGTCTTGATCTGATACGACCGCAGCTGGAGTGGGTGCGCGAAAACGGCAGCCTCGTTGATCTGCTGGATGGGGTTGCCGGGATCTATAAGGACAGTGCACTTGTTCTGCGCTTCAGCGAGCCCATGCATTTTGCCAGCGCCGAAAGCGCGGTTACACTGACCCGAGTTGAAAACGGCGCCGGCGTCGCCTTGTTGCGCAGCTGGAGCGCCGATTTCCGCGAACTGACCATTGCGCCGCAAGAGGCCCTGGAACCGCTGCAGATCTATCGATTGCGAACTGCGACCAGCGCTCGAGATCTGGCCGGGAATGACCTGCTTCTGGAGACTCAACTTGCATTTCAGGTGAACAACAGCGCTGGCGCGATAAATTCTGAATATCTGCAAATTGTCAGTGCCAACAAGACGACGCCAGCGCCGCTCGAGCCATTCAATTTGGCCCCCGATACGATCCAGCTTTTGAATGCAGGCGGGTGCGACTCCGCTCCGCTGCAGGCGCAGCTGACTCTGGATTTTGATCATTCGCTAAACCCTGCGACTGTCGCCGAAGCCCTCAGCTTTGCGCGCCTCTTTGGGCCCTCGGGCCAGGGGGCCACGCTGGTTGGAATAGCCGTAGAGAGCAGCGGGGTCCGCCCCGCCGATCGCCTGCGCATTTACCTGAGCGACGTTTGCGATAGTTTGTATACACTCAGAATATTCGGCGGGCGCAACGGATTGCGTTCCGCCGCCGCCGGTCCGGAGAGCGGAACCTGGTTGCGCGAGGACCGGACCTTTTACCTGAGGTTCAACCCATGA
- a CDS encoding Ig-like domain-containing protein: MSSARRVLLALSLLLVLAALRCSNDSVESLLLGLSPDELQPAVVATEPADGAFGFDGAAGLWALFNQSMDQEKTQSSFRLSGASGAVAGSFRWEGPRLTFTPDTPLSGVEQFTMLIQRSAESSRGVDLSDDVIIRFYASADLAAPEWIDSSPAAGAVAVPPGSVLRLRFSRVMDLATASDGISVSPDFLRSTQSADGGATIELVPNSPLANGVYTLRLNQQLRDISGHTLRREASIQFTVGADFQQPGIASAAIGALALVSGLSLSGAERLDSLTLQFSEAMQAASVEGSIRLSPARAMVFGWNGAGDTLTIQFSGGLDPETEYSLSIDGQAHDLEGNALAQAAEYRFVTNGVASLRPQVLRVRQIQSSAPLACTAGSSAAGFSPDLVDFNVVDIGQWIETLPAAAPAHCALQLQVDFNQPMSPATVMAALSLTPVLNPAGASPEIYDVSVLGASAVISLVGGFPAPGPGEIPIYRLRLRGGVNGAQNLSGAWMEQDYSLYLSY; the protein is encoded by the coding sequence ATGAGCTCCGCCCGCCGCGTTCTTCTAGCGTTGTCGCTATTGCTGGTTCTGGCGGCTCTGCGCTGCAGCAACGACTCAGTGGAGTCGCTATTGCTCGGTTTGTCGCCCGATGAACTCCAGCCCGCAGTCGTGGCTACTGAACCAGCCGATGGCGCCTTTGGCTTTGATGGCGCCGCCGGCCTGTGGGCGCTTTTCAATCAGAGCATGGATCAGGAGAAGACGCAAAGCTCCTTTCGTTTGAGCGGCGCCTCAGGCGCCGTTGCTGGCAGCTTTCGCTGGGAAGGACCGCGACTGACCTTTACGCCCGATACGCCGCTCAGCGGAGTCGAGCAGTTCACTATGTTGATTCAACGCAGTGCGGAATCCAGTCGCGGCGTTGATCTTTCCGATGATGTTATCATTCGATTCTATGCCAGCGCCGACCTGGCAGCGCCGGAATGGATCGATAGCAGCCCGGCCGCCGGCGCCGTCGCAGTGCCTCCGGGCAGCGTGCTACGACTGCGCTTCTCCCGGGTCATGGATCTGGCTACGGCCAGCGACGGCATAAGCGTTAGCCCCGACTTTCTACGCAGTACACAGAGTGCGGATGGCGGCGCGACCATTGAGCTCGTTCCCAACAGCCCGTTGGCTAACGGCGTTTACACCCTGCGGTTGAACCAACAACTGCGCGACATCAGCGGCCACACGCTGCGTCGCGAGGCCAGCATTCAGTTTACGGTTGGCGCCGACTTTCAACAGCCGGGCATCGCCTCGGCAGCGATAGGCGCGCTGGCCCTTGTCTCCGGTCTAAGTCTTTCCGGGGCGGAGCGTCTCGACAGTCTTACACTGCAGTTCAGCGAAGCGATGCAGGCCGCCTCGGTCGAAGGTTCGATCCGCCTCTCTCCGGCGCGCGCCATGGTCTTTGGGTGGAATGGCGCCGGCGATACGCTGACCATTCAATTCAGCGGCGGTCTTGATCCGGAAACCGAGTATTCACTCAGTATCGATGGGCAGGCGCACGACCTGGAGGGCAATGCGCTGGCGCAGGCCGCAGAATACCGCTTTGTTACCAATGGCGTCGCATCCCTGCGGCCTCAGGTGCTGCGCGTTCGACAGATACAGAGCAGCGCACCGCTGGCCTGCACGGCTGGTTCCTCGGCGGCCGGGTTTTCGCCGGACCTTGTCGACTTCAATGTGGTTGATATTGGCCAGTGGATCGAGACGCTTCCAGCCGCGGCGCCCGCGCATTGTGCTCTGCAATTGCAGGTTGATTTCAATCAGCCAATGTCGCCAGCCACAGTCATGGCCGCACTCAGTCTTACTCCGGTACTCAATCCCGCTGGAGCATCGCCGGAAATCTACGATGTCAGTGTTCTGGGTGCAAGCGCCGTTATCAGCCTTGTCGGCGGTTTTCCGGCGCCTGGACCCGGCGAAATTCCAATCTATCGTCTGCGGCTTCGCGGGGGCGTCAATGGAGCGCAAAACCTGAGCGGGGCATGGATGGAACAGGACTATTCGCTCTACTTGAGCTACTAG
- a CDS encoding TolC family protein, protein MKRLAFSLILVVQLASPALAQSAPPMSIAQAEELAEQNSVELRLLRGERVLAHEAERARWRDFLPQVSLSYRRNRTVAQRNFDNGAHSVQLSVSQPIFDGGRSVLALEIAQLDARMAQERYAEAQVQLRLKVRESYLRILQDQEGVLIARGSLESAHRALQRAELELQQGAIAALDERQLASEFERRALDLERQDQSAADGLSSFRRLLRLPDDDSLSLLRLEDLELRFPSPPPANEDLVELALERRSDVRQARIDALRAAREHRIQQYDWLPTVALTGNLGRTGEEWPPRTTEWGVGLSFTFRAFGNTLVTDAQEDRSRGETSRGYSSSATLNIYDNASWRESELRSEMNLYRARERQRDLMDEVRQQIESLRRDFLLRVRESELAANSLQVQAGRFQVDRLKYENGELALQEYLEQELRFIQAQHDLVKQRVDLALAANQMESALGLPLDSLGMVEIRMRQNAVSPLSAPAPASANDDASQVRP, encoded by the coding sequence GTGAAGCGATTGGCCTTTTCGTTGATTCTTGTGGTGCAGCTGGCATCCCCGGCGCTTGCACAATCGGCGCCGCCGATGAGCATCGCCCAGGCCGAGGAGCTTGCTGAACAGAATAGCGTCGAGTTACGCTTGCTGCGCGGTGAGCGCGTTCTGGCGCACGAGGCCGAACGCGCACGCTGGCGCGATTTTTTGCCGCAGGTCTCGCTCTCCTATCGTCGTAACCGTACCGTCGCACAGCGCAATTTCGACAACGGCGCCCATTCCGTTCAACTCAGCGTATCGCAGCCTATCTTCGATGGCGGCCGCAGCGTGCTGGCCCTGGAGATTGCGCAACTTGACGCGCGCATGGCACAGGAGCGATACGCTGAGGCGCAGGTGCAGTTGCGCCTCAAAGTGCGTGAAAGTTATCTGCGTATTCTCCAGGATCAGGAGGGAGTGCTGATTGCACGCGGCTCGCTGGAGAGCGCGCATCGCGCCTTACAGCGAGCAGAATTGGAATTGCAGCAGGGCGCGATTGCGGCTCTTGATGAGCGACAGCTGGCCAGCGAATTCGAGCGAAGGGCGCTGGATCTGGAGCGACAGGATCAGTCGGCGGCCGATGGCTTGAGTTCCTTTCGCCGTCTGCTGCGCCTGCCAGACGACGATTCTCTAAGTCTCTTGCGTCTCGAGGACCTCGAGCTGCGCTTCCCCTCGCCGCCGCCGGCCAATGAAGATCTTGTCGAGCTTGCTCTCGAACGTCGCTCGGACGTACGCCAGGCTCGGATCGACGCTCTTCGCGCCGCGCGCGAGCATCGGATTCAGCAGTATGACTGGCTGCCCACCGTTGCGCTCACCGGCAACCTCGGACGCACAGGCGAAGAGTGGCCGCCGCGCACCACAGAGTGGGGCGTTGGCCTTAGCTTCACCTTCCGCGCGTTTGGAAACACGCTGGTTACCGACGCGCAGGAAGATCGATCCCGTGGCGAAACCTCGCGCGGCTATTCCTCCAGCGCCACGCTGAACATCTATGACAATGCCAGCTGGCGCGAATCGGAATTGCGCAGTGAAATGAATCTCTATCGGGCGCGCGAACGACAACGCGACCTCATGGATGAGGTACGACAGCAAATTGAGAGTTTGCGCCGCGATTTCTTACTGCGCGTGCGTGAGTCGGAACTGGCCGCAAACAGCCTGCAGGTTCAGGCCGGACGTTTTCAGGTTGACCGCTTGAAATACGAAAATGGCGAGCTGGCGCTGCAGGAATACCTCGAGCAGGAACTTCGTTTCATTCAGGCGCAACACGATCTGGTCAAACAACGCGTGGATCTGGCGCTGGCCGCCAACCAGATGGAAAGCGCCCTCGGCTTGCCGCTGGATTCGCTGGGCATGGTCGAGATCCGTATGCGCCAGAACGCAGTCAGCCCTTTGAGCGCTCCGGCGCCGGCATCGGCCAACGACGACGCCAGTCAGGTTCGACCATGA
- a CDS encoding DNA adenine methylase, whose protein sequence is MNIVSRLPVRTALDACSGSTRVAQALARNGLRTTANDIAVWSQVFGQCYLLSAEDEEFYAPLLAYLNALPPEHGWFSEHYGGDGSQVCSDAGDGRKKLWQWQNTRKLDAIRSELDRLSLSEIQRSVLLTALILALDRVDSSVGHQVSYLKRWASRSYQTLSLRLPLLIPAAAQQGHRVLRSDLFDLLASESADLIYLDPPYGSGNERMPPSRVRYASYYHVWTTLCLNDRPSVQGRAARRADCSDPTSSSIFEEYHRNPESGRWIALEAMERALRSARCAYLLLSYSSQGRVSRDDLAGMISDLGYEFRVFEKSHRDHVMRSMQWTGQWSQIPSGRLSEYLILIGKAERLPRNWPG, encoded by the coding sequence TTGAATATTGTCTCGCGTTTGCCAGTGCGGACGGCCCTTGACGCATGCTCCGGCAGCACGCGCGTCGCACAGGCTCTGGCGCGCAATGGCTTGCGGACTACAGCCAATGATATTGCCGTGTGGTCGCAGGTTTTCGGCCAGTGCTACCTGTTAAGCGCTGAGGACGAGGAGTTCTATGCTCCCTTACTTGCCTATCTGAACGCGCTTCCGCCCGAACATGGCTGGTTCAGCGAGCACTACGGCGGCGATGGCAGCCAGGTTTGTTCCGACGCCGGCGATGGTCGTAAGAAGCTCTGGCAATGGCAGAACACGCGTAAGCTGGATGCAATTCGCTCGGAACTTGATCGATTGTCGCTCAGCGAAATCCAACGCAGCGTATTACTGACTGCCTTGATTCTGGCGCTGGACCGCGTTGATAGCAGCGTTGGCCATCAGGTCAGCTACTTGAAACGCTGGGCCTCACGCTCCTACCAAACGCTCAGTCTACGCTTGCCATTGTTGATTCCGGCCGCCGCCCAGCAGGGACATCGCGTATTGCGTTCCGACCTCTTCGATCTTCTGGCAAGCGAGAGCGCCGATTTGATCTACCTTGATCCGCCCTACGGCTCCGGCAATGAGCGCATGCCGCCGTCGCGCGTTCGCTATGCCTCTTACTATCATGTTTGGACTACGCTTTGCCTCAATGATCGACCCAGCGTCCAGGGCAGAGCGGCGCGCCGCGCCGATTGCTCGGATCCGACGAGCTCTTCCATATTTGAAGAATATCATCGAAATCCAGAAAGCGGACGATGGATTGCGCTGGAGGCAATGGAGCGCGCTTTACGCAGCGCACGTTGCGCCTATTTGCTGCTTTCTTACAGCAGCCAGGGCCGCGTCTCGCGCGACGATCTGGCCGGCATGATTTCCGACCTTGGCTATGAATTCAGGGTCTTCGAAAAGAGCCATCGCGACCATGTGATGCGCTCGATGCAATGGACCGGGCAATGGAGTCAGATCCCAAGCGGAAGGCTCAGCGAGTATCTGATTTTGATAGGCAAGGCGGAGCGCCTGCCGCGCAACTGGCCGGGATGA
- a CDS encoding efflux RND transporter periplasmic adaptor subunit: protein MKRWSKVVQAVRERAARVRQTAATFGEDPNVRAALSQALGFFKAELSTHYRKVWTWIRRYPLPAGALAIALLAIIAFRIWQTQLASQEQGPLVPRVHTLKLNSETLVQTVDSPASITYLEKAAVSARISGRIARLHAEQGQSVRRGEALAQLETFELELQLRQARARLNSALAQAGVSRARYGASRREADRQIRDLERSQAEIVDARASFLNARRQLQQRQQIFALGGASREEVKGAYTQYLAAMSRYYQTRKTYEMRIVGYRDQDLRQASWTIPEESQEKREAFISFNTETERQDLRAAQAAVQNAQLETESVQMLLQEATIRSPIDGVVAERALDLGEQTKEGEPLFVVVRMDRLQALMHATEDQAPLVHPGQKAHCSIDAYQGTEIEANVRLVAPVIDPASRSAEIRLEIDNGNRRLQPGMFARCRAEVRSIENALAAPLSALTEIRNGPDGRRAIAYVIQNNLVFRREIRLGEDFGERVQILEGLKAGELIALDSVDFLEDGLRIERIENEAANPISESSP from the coding sequence ATGAAGCGTTGGTCCAAAGTAGTCCAGGCGGTCCGGGAGCGCGCCGCCAGAGTTCGCCAAACAGCTGCGACCTTCGGCGAGGATCCGAACGTTCGCGCTGCTCTCAGTCAAGCGCTCGGATTTTTCAAGGCTGAACTATCCACGCACTACCGGAAGGTGTGGACCTGGATACGCCGCTACCCTTTGCCGGCAGGCGCTCTCGCCATTGCGCTGCTGGCGATCATCGCCTTTCGAATCTGGCAGACGCAACTGGCCAGTCAGGAACAGGGGCCGCTTGTTCCGCGCGTCCATACATTGAAGTTAAACAGTGAAACACTGGTGCAGACGGTTGATTCGCCGGCCAGCATAACATATCTGGAAAAGGCTGCCGTTTCTGCGCGCATTTCCGGTCGTATTGCCCGCCTGCATGCCGAGCAGGGACAATCTGTCCGCCGCGGCGAAGCGCTCGCTCAGCTGGAAACCTTTGAGCTGGAACTGCAGCTGCGCCAGGCCCGCGCACGGTTGAATTCGGCGCTGGCCCAGGCCGGCGTCTCGCGGGCCCGCTATGGCGCCTCGCGACGCGAAGCAGATCGTCAAATTCGCGACCTGGAACGCAGCCAGGCTGAAATCGTCGATGCCCGCGCTTCCTTTCTGAATGCGCGGCGACAGCTACAACAACGTCAGCAGATTTTTGCACTGGGCGGCGCATCCCGCGAAGAGGTCAAGGGCGCATACACGCAGTACCTGGCAGCCATGAGCCGCTACTACCAGACGCGCAAGACATATGAGATGCGCATCGTCGGCTATCGCGATCAAGATTTGCGCCAGGCCAGCTGGACCATTCCCGAGGAATCGCAAGAGAAGCGCGAGGCCTTCATCAGCTTCAATACTGAGACCGAACGCCAGGATCTACGCGCCGCGCAAGCCGCCGTGCAGAACGCACAGCTGGAGACTGAATCGGTACAGATGTTGCTGCAGGAAGCAACAATTCGCTCGCCTATCGATGGTGTTGTCGCCGAGCGCGCACTGGATCTGGGCGAGCAGACCAAAGAAGGCGAACCGCTCTTTGTGGTAGTGCGCATGGATCGACTGCAAGCCTTGATGCACGCTACAGAAGATCAGGCGCCGCTGGTACATCCGGGACAGAAGGCTCATTGCAGCATCGATGCTTACCAGGGAACGGAGATTGAAGCGAACGTACGCCTGGTTGCGCCGGTCATCGACCCTGCCTCGCGCAGCGCCGAGATCCGGCTGGAAATCGACAATGGCAATCGCCGTCTGCAACCAGGAATGTTTGCCCGTTGCCGAGCCGAGGTACGCAGCATTGAGAATGCCCTGGCAGCGCCGCTTAGCGCGCTGACCGAGATTCGCAACGGCCCTGATGGCCGCCGCGCCATCGCCTACGTAATACAAAACAATCTGGTCTTTCGGCGCGAGATTCGTCTGGGCGAAGACTTTGGCGAACGGGTGCAGATTCTCGAAGGACTGAAGGCTGGCGAACTCATTGCCCTTGATTCCGTCGATTTTCTGGAAGATGGACTGCGCATTGAGCGGATCGAAAATGAGGCCGCCAATCCAATCAGCGAGAGCTCGCCATGA
- a CDS encoding efflux RND transporter permease subunit: protein MMIELAVRRRIAVFMIFLAIALAGAISIQRLRVDLFPDMEIPRISALTLYAGAPPEEIEALVTRPMEEALSSVNGVQSLRSRSEEGLSVVEAQLEWGAQPDLALIQMRQKADLARQQLPEEASRTILLKFDPSQEPLVLLAAEARQIDPRALRDFLEREVRPLLERIPGVAAISIQGGERREIQVEADSARLHARQLNLAQLSEAISAASFQTQAGRLRSGDREFSVRMLGDLRSAAEVANVIVRGGDGPLLRVSDVASVRDDYREPRGAALYKGQPATLLALRKEPGKNAIDAAAAIAQALGPINSRFERQLHLSVISDQSRYIQNAVSSAAWSAVLGGGIAFAVLLVFLNDIRAALIIAASIPSSMLAAFAAMDVFGLSLNLMSLGGLAAGAGMLVDNSIVALEAIAAERERRPELLLADAAALGIRRIASSSLASTLTSVIVFLPIVFLSGLAAAVFRDLALTVAISLLASLACALLLTPALATLQPSPDSRSDRIMQWMQRRLEPIAAVLNRWIAALARGSSAWVFRAVARPQATVILLALVSIGGAALFLLMERRLFPQAQRAELSVRLALPPGVTLQQNLQWHQRFHQTLLATEGVTGAVTTLGAESDDLSEHARGALHTNEGLTRVFLDSADPDSSNALLRIERLLSGSGRIERELRSKDDPLADLLGDASLMYLEASAADRGDARRLIEIAHQRLQKLGLFRILRSTARIGRPELQLQVDRTRLGARGLTPGAAAELLGAALRGRIGAELRQADREIPVRIRLRAADRSSAHLLPRIYAPAGEGEAPLGLALQMQTGAGYTTTLREDQRKLERLELAAIPGKESAAQSAAENTLQELQTLAARLPVDRRPLLQLRAANQETLQSLWQMAGAFALSLALIYMLLAGQFESLLHPLVLGAAAPLTFAGAGLALFVSGGGLNIVSGIGMVMLAGLSVNAAIALYEAIQQRRAAMPDGADIDETKLLRILQESIAERARPIALTTLTTVLGLAPMAFGLGEGAELQAPMAIAVIGGLTASALLSLVAFPALYAMVELRRQRRSM, encoded by the coding sequence ATGATGATTGAACTGGCGGTACGTCGACGCATCGCAGTCTTCATGATCTTCCTGGCCATTGCTCTGGCCGGGGCAATCTCCATTCAGCGACTTCGAGTTGATCTCTTTCCGGACATGGAGATTCCGCGAATCAGTGCGCTCACTCTCTACGCTGGCGCTCCGCCGGAAGAAATCGAGGCGCTGGTGACACGGCCAATGGAGGAAGCGCTGTCCAGCGTCAATGGCGTGCAGTCGCTTCGCTCGCGCTCCGAGGAGGGTCTTTCGGTGGTCGAGGCGCAATTGGAATGGGGCGCCCAGCCGGATCTAGCGCTGATTCAGATGCGTCAGAAGGCCGATCTGGCTCGCCAGCAGTTGCCGGAGGAAGCCAGTCGAACGATTCTCTTGAAATTTGATCCATCGCAAGAGCCGCTGGTCCTGCTTGCTGCCGAGGCGCGCCAGATAGATCCGCGGGCGCTGCGCGATTTTCTGGAACGGGAAGTGCGACCGCTGCTGGAACGCATTCCCGGCGTCGCCGCTATCAGCATTCAAGGGGGCGAACGCCGCGAAATCCAGGTAGAGGCGGACTCGGCGCGACTGCATGCCCGACAGCTGAACCTGGCTCAGTTGAGCGAGGCTATTTCCGCGGCGAGCTTCCAGACGCAGGCCGGACGACTGCGCTCTGGCGATCGTGAATTTTCTGTCCGCATGCTGGGCGATTTGCGCAGCGCGGCCGAAGTTGCCAATGTGATTGTGCGCGGCGGCGATGGACCGTTGCTGCGCGTTTCCGATGTAGCCAGCGTACGCGATGACTACCGCGAGCCACGCGGCGCCGCGCTCTACAAAGGCCAGCCAGCGACCTTGTTGGCATTGCGCAAAGAGCCCGGCAAGAATGCCATCGACGCCGCCGCTGCCATCGCCCAGGCCCTTGGACCGATCAATTCGCGTTTTGAACGTCAGCTCCATCTAAGCGTGATCAGCGACCAGTCCCGTTACATTCAGAATGCGGTGTCGTCGGCCGCGTGGTCGGCAGTTCTCGGCGGCGGCATTGCTTTTGCTGTGTTGCTAGTCTTCCTGAATGATATACGCGCCGCGTTGATCATTGCAGCCAGTATTCCATCGTCGATGCTTGCCGCTTTTGCGGCCATGGACGTCTTTGGTCTTTCGCTGAATTTGATGAGCCTTGGCGGCCTCGCGGCCGGCGCTGGCATGCTGGTGGATAATTCCATCGTCGCACTGGAGGCCATCGCCGCCGAGCGTGAAAGGCGTCCGGAGCTATTGCTCGCCGATGCGGCGGCGCTTGGAATTCGTCGCATCGCCTCCTCGTCGCTGGCGTCAACCCTGACCTCAGTGATTGTCTTCTTGCCGATCGTCTTCTTGTCTGGGCTGGCGGCGGCTGTGTTTCGCGACCTGGCCCTGACTGTCGCCATCTCGCTGCTGGCCTCCCTTGCCTGCGCCCTCTTGCTCACTCCGGCCCTCGCTACTTTGCAGCCCTCGCCTGATTCGCGGAGCGATCGCATCATGCAATGGATGCAGCGCCGGCTAGAACCAATCGCAGCTGTGCTCAATCGCTGGATCGCGGCACTGGCGCGGGGCAGCTCGGCGTGGGTATTTCGCGCCGTGGCCCGCCCGCAGGCGACCGTCATCCTGCTGGCGCTGGTCAGCATTGGCGGCGCGGCGCTCTTCCTCTTGATGGAGCGTAGACTTTTTCCACAGGCGCAGCGCGCTGAACTCAGCGTGCGACTGGCCTTACCGCCCGGCGTCACGCTACAGCAGAATCTGCAATGGCACCAACGCTTCCACCAGACGCTGCTTGCTACGGAAGGCGTGACTGGCGCCGTGACAACGCTTGGCGCCGAAAGCGACGATCTCAGCGAACACGCCCGCGGCGCTCTGCATACCAACGAGGGCCTGACGCGCGTATTCCTGGACTCGGCCGATCCTGACTCTTCGAACGCCTTGCTGCGCATTGAGCGTTTGCTTTCCGGCTCAGGTCGCATCGAACGCGAACTGCGCAGCAAGGATGATCCGCTGGCCGATTTGCTGGGCGACGCCTCGCTGATGTATTTGGAAGCAAGCGCTGCCGATCGGGGCGACGCTCGTCGTTTGATTGAGATCGCTCATCAACGGCTGCAGAAGCTCGGACTGTTTCGAATTCTGCGTAGCACGGCCCGCATCGGCCGGCCGGAATTGCAGCTGCAAGTCGACCGCACGCGACTGGGCGCCCGCGGGTTGACGCCCGGCGCTGCCGCCGAACTGCTGGGCGCGGCATTACGTGGTCGAATAGGAGCGGAGCTCCGCCAGGCGGATCGCGAAATTCCGGTACGCATTCGTTTGCGCGCCGCCGACCGCAGCAGCGCTCATTTGCTGCCGCGTATTTACGCACCGGCAGGCGAAGGCGAAGCGCCGCTTGGTCTGGCGCTACAAATGCAAACCGGAGCGGGATATACAACGACGCTGCGCGAGGATCAGCGTAAGCTGGAGCGCCTGGAACTTGCGGCAATTCCTGGAAAAGAGTCTGCAGCGCAGTCGGCGGCGGAGAATACTCTACAGGAATTGCAAACGCTGGCGGCCAGACTGCCGGTCGATCGCCGCCCGCTGCTACAGCTGCGCGCGGCCAATCAGGAAACGCTGCAGTCACTGTGGCAAATGGCCGGCGCCTTTGCACTGTCGCTGGCCTTGATCTATATGTTGCTTGCCGGCCAATTTGAATCTTTGCTGCATCCGCTGGTACTTGGCGCGGCAGCGCCGCTTACTTTTGCCGGCGCCGGACTGGCGCTATTTGTGAGCGGCGGAGGGCTCAATATCGTCTCCGGCATCGGCATGGTAATGCTGGCCGGCCTATCGGTGAATGCTGCAATTGCGTTATACGAAGCCATCCAACAACGACGAGCGGCGATGCCAGATGGCGCTGACATTGACGAGACGAAACTGCTTCGTATTTTACAAGAATCCATCGCAGAGCGAGCGCGACCGATCGCCCTGACTACGCTGACCACTGTTCTTGGACTGGCGCCTATGGCCTTTGGGCTGGGCGAGGGCGCTGAATTGCAGGCGCCCATGGCGATTGCCGTCATTGGCGGCCTCACCGCGTCGGCGTTACTCTCCCTCGTCGCCTTTCCTGCGCTCTACGCAATGGTCGAGCTTCGTCGACAGCGGAGATCGATGTGA